Within the Leptospira ryugenii genome, the region GGTCGGTGGATTTCCGGTCCTCGCCGAAGTATTAAGTCAAGCCGGGGTTATCATGAATCGCTGGAATTTACCTTCTTGCCAATCCATTTATCGGATGCAAGGTGGTTGTGTTATCCAACAAGGGACTCCTATTTTAACCGGTATTCATGAAATTCCAATATTTCAGAAAGAGAAATTGATTAAAGCGATTCGCAAAGACCAAAATGGTGAAAGTACTTTTCTTGAATTTTTGAAGGAAACATGGGAAGCCGGTGTAGTAGGCTATGATGTTAACT harbors:
- a CDS encoding DUF1398 family protein; translation: MSNLVTRLTEAQKHAMSIRPKVGGFPVLAEVLSQAGVIMNRWNLPSCQSIYRMQGGCVIQQGTPILTGIHEIPIFQKEKLIKAIRKDQNGESTFLEFLKETWEAGVVGYDVNFLERKVSYFGANGESYIEDYPEVHL